From the genome of Impatiens glandulifera chromosome 9, dImpGla2.1, whole genome shotgun sequence, one region includes:
- the LOC124914996 gene encoding photosystem I reaction center subunit XI, chloroplastic, with amino-acid sequence MASSASAMAGLQLKSNFTNSSITRALVVPKGLSSSPLKFRRSSFTIKAIQADKPTYQVIQPINGDPFIGSLETPVTSSPLIAWYLSNLPAYRTAVNPLLRGVEVGLAHGYFLVGPFVKAGPLRNTEIAGAAGSLGAAGLVVILSICLTIYGISSFKEGEPSKAPTLTLTGRKKVPDQLQTADGWAKFTGGFFFGGISGVVWAYFLLYVLDLPYYIK; translated from the exons ATGGCAAGCTCTGCTTCTGCAATGGCTGGTCTGCAGCTTAAGAGTAACTTTACCAATTCCTCCATCACCCGAGCCCTTGTTGTCCCCAAGGGTCTCTCTTCTTCTCCATTGAAGTTCAGAAGGTCTTCCTTCACCATTAAAGCTATCCAGGCAGACAAG cCCACATACCAAGTGATTCAACCCATTAATGGTGACCCATTCATCGGAAGTCTAGAGACCCCAGTGACTTCAAGCCCGCTGATCGCTTGGTATCTGTCGAATCTCCCAGCCTACAGAACCGCCGTGAACCCACTTCTCAGGGGAGTAGAGGTGGGTCTGGCACATGGGTATTTCTTGGTAGGTCCGTTTGTGAAGGCTGGGCCACTGAGAAACACTGAGATTGCTGGGGCAGCTGGATCTCTAGGGGCGGCGGGGCTGGTGGTGATATTGAGCATCTGCTTGACAATATATGGGATATCATCGTTCAAGGAAGGGGAACCATCTAAGGCACCGACGTTGACATTGACAGGGAGGAAGAAGGTGCCTGATCAGCTGCAGACGGCTGATGGTTGGGCAAAGTTCACCGGTGGGTTCTTCTTTGGTGGGATTTCTGGTGTTGTTTGGGCTTATTTCTTGCTCTATGTTCTTGACCTTCCTTACTACATTAAATAG
- the LOC124914972 gene encoding MLP-like protein 423 codes for MHMQLSSAHHPNFTLVHSDMTFTGKLEVDVEVKSDAEKFWESVKDSAVIFPKAFPDQYKSIEVLEGDGMSVGSVRLVKFVESEIPITFNKEKIDVVDEEKKTLSYTIVDGDILKFYKNFKATLVVSPNSGGSFVKWTCEFDKASEEVPEPTFIKDFAVKNFIDLDAYLKA; via the exons ATGCACATGCAATTGTCTTCTGCACATCACCCAAACTTCACTCTTGTACACTCTGATATGACTTTCACCGGAAAACTTGAAGTGGATGTGGAGGTTAAATCCGATGCAGAGAAGTTCTGGGAGAGCGTAAAAGACTCGGCCGTCATCTTCCCTAAGGCATTTCCTGACCAGTACAAGAGCATTGAAGTGCTTGAAGGCGATGGAATGTCTGTGGGCTCTGTTCGTCTTGTCAAATTTGTTGAAA GTGAGATACCCATTACCTTCAACAAAGAGAAGATCGACGTGGTTGATGAAGAAAAGAAGACATTGTCCTACACAATTGTTGACGGAGACATCCTCAAGTTTTACAAGAATTTTAAGGCTACATTGGTAGTGAGCCCAAATTCAggtgggagctttgtgaagtgGACCTGTGAGTTTGACAAggcaagtgaagaagttcctgAACCAACTTTCATCAAAGACTTTGCAGTAAAGAATTTCATCGATCTTGATGCTTATCTCAAGGCATAA
- the LOC124916299 gene encoding cis-3-alkyl-4-alkyloxetan-2-one decarboxylase: MALHISSYAYSSSWIQRHDIPPLKAAPPPRTAGWNQKFGILTCKSSAEGDLYIYLFNQLLQDYLLDAPVSFGDGFSFSGGKYSDEPNPADEWFNKGKIVKAYFVSGTGEEAKDPIFGLKMGSGSQASGDIFRWFCIESGSKTNPPVLLIHGFPSQAYSYRKVLPILSKNYHAVAFDWLGFGFSDKPQPGYGFNYTLNEFVTSLNSVIEELAIEKVSIVVQGYFSPVVVKYASSHQEKIDNLILLNPPLTEKHAKLPSTLSVFSNFLLGEIFCQDPLRASDKVLTSSGPYKMKEDDAMVYRRPYLTSGSSGFALKAITKAMKKGLKNSVEEMRGILSDEKWKVKTTICWGQRDRWLDYDGVEEFCKVSKHRLIQLPMAGHHVQEDSGEEVGQIIASIIRRNS; the protein is encoded by the exons ATGGCGCTTCACATCTCCTCCTATGCTTATTCTTCATCGTGGATTCAACGTCACGACATTCCACCGCTCAAAGCTGCGCCGCCGCCGCGAACTGCAGGATGGAACCAGAAATTTGGGATCCTTACTTGTAAATCAAGTGCTGAAG gtgatttatatatatatttgttcaaTCAACTGCTGCAGGATTATTTGCTAGATGCGCCGGTTTCTTTTGGCGATGGATTCTCTTTCAGTGGAG GGAAGTATTCCGATGAGCCAAATCCAGCGGATGAATGGTTCAATAAAGGGAAAATT GTGAAAGCTTACTTTGTTTCTGGGACGGGGGAGGAAGCAAAAGATCCCATATTTGGACTCAAGATGGGAAGTGGGTCTCAGGCCTCTGGTGATATTTTCAG ATGGTTCTGCATTGAAAGTGGAAGCAAAACTAATCCTCCTGTTTTATTAATCCATGGTTTCCCCTCTCAG GCATATTCTTACCGGAAAGTTCTTCCTATCCTTTCCAAGAACTATCATGCTGTTGCTTTTGATTGGTTAG GCTTTGGATTTTCGGACAAGCCTCAACCTGGTTATGGTTTTAACTATACACTGAATG AATTTGTAACGTCTTTGAATTCTGTCATTGAAGAACTTGCAATTGAGAAAGTATCTATTGTTGTCCAG GGTTATTTTTCACCGGTTGTCGTGAAATATGCTAGCAGTCACCAGGAAAAGATTGACAATCTCATACTTCTGAATCCTCCT CTAACAGAAAAACATGCGAAGCTACCATCAACTTTGTCAGTCTTCAGTAACTTTTTACTAGGTGAAATATTTTGTCAG GATCCATTGAGGGCAAGTGATAAAGTATTGACAAGCTCGGGGCCTTACAAAATGAAAGAAGATGATGCAATGGTGTACAGAAGGCCTTACCTTACTTCAGGTTCTTCAGGATTTGCACTGAAGGCGATAACTAAGGCAATGAAGAAGGGACTAAAG AACTCTGTTGAAGAAATGAGAGGGATACTAAGTGATGAAAAGTGGAAGGTCAAAACAACTATATGTTGGGGACAAAGAGACCGATGGTTAGACTATGATGGAGTTGAAGAGTTCTGCAAAGTTTCAAAACATAGGCTCATTCAACTTCCCATG GCAGGGCATCATGTGCAAGAGGATAGCGGTGAAGAGGTTGGCCAAATCATTGCTAGTATCATCCGCAGGAATAGTTAA
- the LOC124914275 gene encoding monocopper oxidase-like protein SKU5, with translation MRSALPISCLLLLQISILFFSAGVFAGDPYVFYDWTVSYITASPLGVKQQVIGIEGQFPGPILNVTTNWNVVINIRNDLDEPLLLTWNGLQQRKNSWQDGVLGTNCPIPSGWNWTYQFQVKDQIGSFFYFPSLTFQRAAGGYGGITVNNRDVIPVPFGTPDGDITILISDWYKKSHKELRKYIDKGGNLGPPDGILFNGYGPYRYDQSLVPEGNVYETLLVEPGKTYRFRVHNVGISTSLNFRIQNHNLLLVETEGSYTVQQNYANMDIHVGQSYSFLVTMDQNASSDYYVVASPRFMNSSTWSKACGVAILHYSNSQGPASGPLPDPPNEFDTYFSMNQARTIRWNVSAGAARPNPQGSFKYGDITVTDVYVIVNGLAESIDGKWRSTLNGISYLAPSTPLRLAQQFNVPGVYKLDFPNRFMGRTPKVDTSVINGTYKAFMEIIFQNNDTKNVQTYHMDGYAFFVVGMDYGVWTENSRGTYNKWDGVARCTTQVYPGAWTAILVYLDNPGMWNIRSEKLDSWYLGQEAYVSIVNPEKDQSEVSLPDNAIFCGLLGSLQKDQAQRVHFSEAKSLRKSAIIVLVTIMLAMGV, from the exons ATGCGCTCAGCCCTTCCAATCTCTTGCTTGCTCTTACTGCAAATCTCCATTCTCTTCTTTTCCGCCGGTGTTTTCGCAGGCGATCCATATGTCTTCTATGATTGGACGGTATCCTACATCACCGCCTCGCCACTTGGAGTCAAACAGCAG GTGATAGGAATTGAAGGGCAGTTTCCAGGACCCATTCTAAACGTGACAACAAACTGGAATGTAGTTATCAACATTAGAAATGATCTTGATGAGCCATTGCTTCTGACATG GAATGGTTTACAACAAAGGAAGAACTCATGGCAGGACGGAGTATTAGGAACAAATTGTCCTATACCGTCTGGATGGAATTGGACTTATCAGTTCCAGGTTAAAGACCAGATTGGGAGTTTCTTTTACTTTCCTTCCCTAACCTTCCAAAGAGCTGCAGGTGGCTATGGAGGAATCACTGTAAATAACAGGGATGTCATTCCTGTTCCCTTTGGAACCCCTGATGGCGATATCACAATCTTAATCAGTGATTGGTATAAAAAGAGTCATAAG GAGCTTAGGAAGTATATTGACAAGGGTGGCAATCTTGGACCTCCTGATGGCATTCTTTTTAACGGATATGGTCCTTACCGCTATGATCAATCACTTGTTCCTGAAGGTAATGTTTACGAGACACTACTTGTTGAACCAGGAAAGACCTACCGTTTCAGAGTTCATAACGTTGGCATCTCCACTAGCTTGAATTTCAGAATCCAAAATCATAACCTGTTACTTGTGGAAACGGAAGGATCATACACAGTTCAACAGAACTATGCCAACATGGATATACACGTGGGTCAGTCTTACTCGTTCTTAGTGACGATGGACCAAAACGCTAGCTCCGACTATTATGTTGTTGCCAGTCCACGTTTTATGAATTCATCCACTTGGAGTAAAGCTTGTGGAGTTGCTATCTTGCACTACTCCAATTCTCAAGGTCCTGCTTCTGGTCCTCTTCCAGATCCTCCTAATGAATTTGATACATATTTTTCGATGAATCAAGCAAGAACCATCAG ATGGAATGTTTCGGCTGGTGCTGCCCGTCCAAATCCACAAGGATCCTTCAAATATGGTGATATTACAGTGACTGATGTTTATGTCATTGTTAATGGACTAGCAGAAAGTATAGATGGAAAATGGCGCTCGACTCTGAATGGTATTTCTTATTTAGCACCATCAACACCGTTGAGACTAGCTCAGCAATTCAATGTTCCCGGAGTTTACAAGCTCGATTTCCCAAACAGATTCATGGGGAGAACTCCGAAAGTTGATACATCTGTCATAAATGGAACTTACAAGGCTTTCATGGAAATTATATTTCAGAATAACGATACAAAAAATGTCCAGACCTATCACATGGACGGTTATGCATTCTTTGTTGTTGG AATGGATTATGGGGTATGGACGGAGAACAGCAGAGGAACATACAATAAATGGGATGGAGTTGCTCGCTGCACCACCCAG gTGTACCCAGGAGCATGGACAGCCATTTTAGTTTATCTGGATAACCCTGGAATGTGGAATATTCGTTCAGAGAAGCTTGATTCGTGGTATTTGGGTCAAGAAGCTTATGTGAGCATTGTTAACCCTGAGAAAGATCAGAGCGAGGTTTCATTGCCCGACAATGCCATCTTTTGTGGGTTGCTCGGTTCTTTGCAGAA AGACCAAGCACAGAGGGTTCACTTTTCAGAAGCTAAATCTCTTAGGAAATCAGCCATCATAGTTTTGGTGACAATAATGTTGGCTATGGGTGTATGA
- the LOC124914276 gene encoding uncharacterized protein LOC124914276 isoform X2: MATRFLFLFLLSLINRIWVSAAETLSVYDVLRSHGLPMGLLPKGVKNFSLDDAGRFVVHLDQECSAKFENEMHYDRNISGTLSFGQIVGLSGISAQDLFLWFPVKGIRVDIPSSGLIYFDVGVVFKQFSLSLFETPRDCTAAVLVPDYLQLGGSRQSISKGSFGKHHSRKAFW; encoded by the exons ATGGCTACTcgatttctctttctctttctcctaTCTCTAATCAATCGTATCTGGGTTTCGGCCGCGGAAACATTATCTGTCTACGATGTCCTCCGATCCCACGGACTGCCAATGGGATTACTACCAAAGGGTGTGAAGAATTTCAGTTTAGACGATGCAGGAAGATTCGTGGTACACTTAGACCAAGAGTGTAGTGCGAAATTCGAGAACGAAATGCACTACGATCGCAACATTTCCGGCACATTAAGCTTCGGCCAGATCGTTGGTCTTTCTGGGATCTCTGCCCAAGATTTGTTCCTCTGGTTTCCTGTCAAGGGAATTCGAGTCGACATCCCCAGTTCTGGGTTGATTTACTTCGACGTCGGAGTGGTTTTCAAGCAATTCTCTCTATCGTTGTTCGAAACTCCCCGGGATTGCACCGCCGCTGTTTTAGTACCCGATTATCTCCAGCTGGGGGGGAGCCGCCAATCCATCTCAAAG GGTTCGTTTGGAAAACACCATAGCAGAAAGGCATTTTGGTAG
- the LOC124914276 gene encoding uncharacterized protein LOC124914276 isoform X1, which yields MATRFLFLFLLSLINRIWVSAAETLSVYDVLRSHGLPMGLLPKGVKNFSLDDAGRFVVHLDQECSAKFENEMHYDRNISGTLSFGQIVGLSGISAQDLFLWFPVKGIRVDIPSSGLIYFDVGVVFKQFSLSLFETPRDCTAAVLVPDYLQLGGSRQSISKVILLQGSFGKHHSRKAFW from the exons ATGGCTACTcgatttctctttctctttctcctaTCTCTAATCAATCGTATCTGGGTTTCGGCCGCGGAAACATTATCTGTCTACGATGTCCTCCGATCCCACGGACTGCCAATGGGATTACTACCAAAGGGTGTGAAGAATTTCAGTTTAGACGATGCAGGAAGATTCGTGGTACACTTAGACCAAGAGTGTAGTGCGAAATTCGAGAACGAAATGCACTACGATCGCAACATTTCCGGCACATTAAGCTTCGGCCAGATCGTTGGTCTTTCTGGGATCTCTGCCCAAGATTTGTTCCTCTGGTTTCCTGTCAAGGGAATTCGAGTCGACATCCCCAGTTCTGGGTTGATTTACTTCGACGTCGGAGTGGTTTTCAAGCAATTCTCTCTATCGTTGTTCGAAACTCCCCGGGATTGCACCGCCGCTGTTTTAGTACCCGATTATCTCCAGCTGGGGGGGAGCCGCCAATCCATCTCAAAG GTGATTCTATTGCAGGGTTCGTTTGGAAAACACCATAGCAGAAAGGCATTTTGGTAG